A stretch of Monomorium pharaonis isolate MP-MQ-018 chromosome 7, ASM1337386v2, whole genome shotgun sequence DNA encodes these proteins:
- the LOC105835534 gene encoding prefoldin subunit 6 isoform X2: MVEEIQKKLQNEADVLRQIQKEYNKTLSQRQQLDGQLNENIMVKKELDLLKEENDVFKLIGPVLVKQDLCEAKQNVDKRMDYIKSELKRVDDLMSTLDKKLDSQRDVIEKLQQAFQQAQIKASINQPKL; the protein is encoded by the exons atggTGGAGGAAATTCAAAAAAAGCTTCAGAACGAAGCCGATGTTCTAAGGCAAATCCAAAAAG AATACAACAAGACGTTGAGTCAGCGGCAACAGCTAGACGGACAATTGAATGAAAATATCATGGTGAAAAAGGAGTTGGATCTTTTGAAAGAGGAAAACGATGTGTTCAAGTTGATAGGACCCGTGCTCGTGAAGCAAGATTTATGCGAGGCCAAGCAGAATGTCGACAAGCGCATGGATTACATCAAATCCGAATT AAAACGTGTGGATGACCTGATGTCAACTCTCGACAAGAAGCTAGACTCGCAGAGGGATGTGATAGAGAAGCTGCAGCAGGCATTTCAGCAGGCCCAAATTAAGGCATCAATAAACCAAccgaaattataa
- the LOC105835534 gene encoding prefoldin subunit 6 isoform X1, with protein sequence MVEEIQKKLQNEADVLRQIQKEYNKTLSQRQQLDGQLNENIMVKKELDLLKEENDVFKLIGPVLVKQDLCEAKQNVDKRMDYIKSELKTNFRKRVDDLMSTLDKKLDSQRDVIEKLQQAFQQAQIKASINQPKL encoded by the exons atggTGGAGGAAATTCAAAAAAAGCTTCAGAACGAAGCCGATGTTCTAAGGCAAATCCAAAAAG AATACAACAAGACGTTGAGTCAGCGGCAACAGCTAGACGGACAATTGAATGAAAATATCATGGTGAAAAAGGAGTTGGATCTTTTGAAAGAGGAAAACGATGTGTTCAAGTTGATAGGACCCGTGCTCGTGAAGCAAGATTTATGCGAGGCCAAGCAGAATGTCGACAAGCGCATGGATTACATCAAATCCGAATT GAAAACGAATTTCAGAAAACGTGTGGATGACCTGATGTCAACTCTCGACAAGAAGCTAGACTCGCAGAGGGATGTGATAGAGAAGCTGCAGCAGGCATTTCAGCAGGCCCAAATTAAGGCATCAATAAACCAAccgaaattataa